A region from the Corylus avellana chromosome ca7, CavTom2PMs-1.0 genome encodes:
- the LOC132188453 gene encoding methylesterase 10-like codes for MGDLKHFVLVHGACHGAWCWYKLVTLLKQLGHSVTALDLGACGVNPKQLMEIISIWDYMQPLMEFMASLPQGETVILVGHSYAGLCISLAMESFPEKISVAAFLTAYMPNLESPPGTLIQEYFKRNPAESLLDCQFSEESTSFGPDYMRTKLYSHCQSEDLELASMLIRPTRVFLEDLVKECMLTKEKYGSINRVFLVCEDDEAMPEDFQRLMIEKSPPQEVNLIRGAGHMVMLSKPKQLCQMLLEVAGRYQ; via the exons ATGGGGGATTTGAAGCACTTTGTTTTAGTTCATGGAGCCTGCCATGGGGCTTGGTGCTGGTACAAGCTTGTCACCCTGCTCAAACAGCTCGGTCACAGTGTCACTGCTTTGGACCTCGGCGCTTGTGGGGTCAACCCCAAGCAGCTGATGGAGATCATTTCTATTTGGGACTATATGCAACCGTTGATGGAGTTCATGGCATCTCTCCCTCAAGGAGAGACGGTGATTTTGGTTGGTCACAGCTACGCCGGCCTCTGTATCTCTCTGGCCATGGAGAGCTTCCCGGAAAAAATTTCAGTGGCAGCTTTTCTCACCGCCTATATGCCAAATTTAGAGTCTCCACCGGGAACTCTCATacaagaa TACTTCAAAAGGAACCCTGCAGAATCCTTATTGGATTGCCAGTTTTCAGAGGAATCAACAAGCTTTGGCCCGGATTATATGAGGACCAAGCTATACTCCCATTGCCAATCAGAG GACCTGGAACTGGCCAGCATGTTGATAAGGCCAACGAGGGTGTTCTTGGAAGACCTTGTCAAGGAGTGTATGCTGACAAAGGAGAAATACGGGTCAATCAATCGGGTTTTTTTAGTTTGCGAAGATGATGAAGCGATGCCGGAAGATTTTCAGCGTTTGATGATTGAGAAAAGCCCTCCTCAGGAAGTGAATTTGATTAGAGGAGCTGGCCATATGGTCATGCTCTCAAAGCCCAAGCAACTTTGCCAAATGTTACTCGAAGTTGCTGGGAGATATCAGTAA
- the LOC132188452 gene encoding uncharacterized protein LOC132188452, translated as MGGKRVLIVGGTGYLGQHLLQGFSEIQGTPYDLAFTYHSKLPQALLDAIPHLLAFHVDLRTGQGFEAISQTFGQPDVVVNCAALSVPRACEMDPTATMSINVPSSLVNWLSNFEESSTLLIHLSTDQVYEGVKSFYKEEDETVPVNVYGKSKVAAEQLVSEKCLNFAILRSSIIFGPQTISPVPRSLPIQWMDGVLSKGEKGDFFHDEFRCPVYVKDVVSIILALTSRWVSEGKQMQLLLNVGGPDRVSRVEMAEAVAHIRGYDTSLIKAVSASSVDRGVKSPADISMNITKLVQTLNISPVSFKDGVKLTLAAEAKF; from the exons ATGGGTGGGAAGAGAGTTTTGATAGTGGGAGGCACGGGATACTTAGGACAACACCTATTGCAAGGCTTTTCAGAGATCCAAGGCACGCCATATGATCTGGCATTCACGTACCACTCAAAGCTTCCTCAGGCTTTGCTTGATGCCATTCCTCATTTGCTCGCTTTCCATGTTGATCTGAGAACTGGACAAGGATTTGAGGCCATTTCACAGACATTTGGCCAG CCTGATGTTGTTGTGAATTGTGCTGCACTCTCTGTACCTCGTGCCTGTGAAATGGATCCCACTGCCACTATGTCTATTAATGTGCCATCTTCTCTTGTGAATTGGTTATCAAACTTTGAAGAGAGTAGTACACTTCTGATTCACTTGTCAACCGATCAAG TTTATGAAGGGGTGAAGTCCTTCTACAAGGAAGAAGACGAAACTGTTCCTGTGAATGTTTATGGGAAATCAAAGGTGGCAGCAGAGCAGCTTGTTTCTGAAAAATGCTTGAATTTTGCAATACTGAGAAGCAGTATCATTTTTGGGCCACAGACTATCTCACCTGTTCCAAGATCTCTTCCAATTCAG TGGATGGATGGTGTCCTTTCCAAAGGAGAAAAAGGGGACTTCTTTCATGACGAGTTTCGCTGCCCAGTTTATGTCAAGGATGTTGTGAGTATCATACTAGCTTTGACAAGCAGATGGGTGTCAG AGGGTAAGCAAATGCAGTTGCTACTAAACGTTGGTGGACCAGATAGGGTATCCCGTGTAGAAATGGCCGAGGCTGTGGCACATATCAGAGGATACGACACCTCACTGATCAAAGCAGTGTCTGCATCGTCG GTTGATCGAGGCGTCAAGTCCCCGGCCGACATATCCATGAATATAACCAAACTAGTTCAGACACTAAATATTTCTCCTGTTTCATTCAAAGATGGTGTCAAATTGACACTCGCTGCTGAAGCTAAATTTTAA